The candidate division WOR-3 bacterium genome includes the window TGGGGTCTCAACTTCCGTCGCAAACAGCCCGGCCGCAAGGCCAATGCCGACTGGCAGCCCATCTCCTACGACCCGCACGGTCTGGGGCTGATGTTTATCAAGTAGGCAGTAGACAGTAGACAGCAGATAGGGGAGAGGCGCATGAAGAGTCGTGAAGGGGGTCAGGCGGCAGAGGGGTCCAGTGGGCGGAAGCTGCAGAGGTTTGAGGATCTCTTGGTCTGGAAGAGGGCGCACGAACTCACGCTCTCGGTGTATCGGATGACTGCGCGCTTTCCCCGTGATGAGCAGTTCGGACTCGTGTCGCAGATGCGGCGGGCGGCAGTATCGGTGCCAGCGAACATCGCCGAGGGCTTCAAGAAGCGGAGTCATCCGGACAAGGTGAAGTTCTACAACATCTCACAGGGGTCCTTGGAGGAACTGCGCTATTACCTGATTCTCTGTCGCGACCTTGGCTGTGCGGGCGAGGTGGATTCGGCGCAGGCCAACCTCGATGAAGTGGGCAGAATGCTGCACGGACTGATTGTCTCCATCGGCCGTCGCCCGTGACCTAGTCCGCTGCCTGCCGTTTACTGTCTGCTGCCTGCTGTCTTCTGTCTGCTCCTCTGCCTCCCGCGCCCCTGCCGCTTTCAAAGCGCCGAGCGTAGTTGTATCGTGAGGTTCCCTCATCGTTTCGACTGCCAGCCTTTGCGCGGCCGCCACTCGCGACGGCGTGCAGCGCCGGACAGCACCGGCTCAAGGAACGCCCGAATTCCCGAGACCGCCTCCTTGAGCGTCACTGCTGACTCAGCCGGAACGCTCCTTTTCAGAAACGCCGGCCAGAAACGCTGAGCGGCCTCGGCGTAGGCCTCGGAAAGCCCGACCGGGCTTTCCTTCGGCGTCTCGGCCCTGCGCTGCCCAAACGTGGCGTCTATGGCCGACCGCAGCACGTCTCCCTCAAACTCGAACTCCCGCGCCAACGCCCAGATATCGTAGTAGTCCCGCACGCGGCTGTTCGCCATTCCCAGTTCGGCCATCGCCGAGAACTTCTCGGCCACAACCGTGTAGCGCGAGTACGCTCGAAGCCGTGGTGCCGGCATATCAAGCAGCGTCGGATACTCTATCTCCTCGGCCGGCGGCACGACCGCATCTCCGGTTCCGACGTCGACCTGAA containing:
- a CDS encoding nucleotidyl transferase AbiEii/AbiGii toxin family protein, translated to MSRPVTDVAASVRARLLALATPETDEFQEILARYGRERLLYRLSKSEWRDRFVLKGASLFAVWAKEPFRTTRDVDLLGLVPPDVNALAAVFRSVCEQEVEPDGLVFNADSVRARQIQEQRPYQGIRVTLLARLKRTRIALQVDVGTGDAVVPPAEEIEYPTLLDMPAPRLRAYSRYTVVAEKFSAMAELGMANSRVRDYYDIWALAREFEFEGDVLRSAIDATFGQRRAETPKESPVGLSEAYAEAAQRFWPAFLKRSVPAESAVTLKEAVSGIRAFLEPVLSGAARRREWRPRKGWQSKR
- a CDS encoding four helix bundle protein, translating into MKSREGGQAAEGSSGRKLQRFEDLLVWKRAHELTLSVYRMTARFPRDEQFGLVSQMRRAAVSVPANIAEGFKKRSHPDKVKFYNISQGSLEELRYYLILCRDLGCAGEVDSAQANLDEVGRMLHGLIVSIGRRP